In one window of Nerophis ophidion isolate RoL-2023_Sa linkage group LG05, RoL_Noph_v1.0, whole genome shotgun sequence DNA:
- the LOC133552376 gene encoding uncharacterized protein LOC133552376: protein MLGIIRDCTIQHAKQTEHVDWFMGIPELMAFISITIMRGIFKVPSLPDCWSKNLGSPHIIETMSRGRFQNIMHHLRFDDRDTRSERVQTDRFAAISNIWGLFVTNCITSYIPGQHITIDEQLFPCKTRCCFLQYIATKPDKFGIKFWVACDLKTKYVCNILPYLGKDPTRPRGERVPESVVMRLMEPFLDKGRNVTTDNFFTSLSLAKRLLSRNSTIFGTVNRIRQEIPPSTRQMHRDEFTTQVFSSTGATLTVYAPKRKKTVYVLSSMHSTIQTQETTKKKPNTITLYNTTKCGVDIMDQVVREYNVRAGTRRWPVAVFYNMIDIAALNAHVLYQLCTGRNERRVDFLFELARELAHSHVGMKKAPKEQLLRQQPSTPQLGQRAKCQAKIKCKDNRTTVRCDDCYKYTCGKCRKEQWQCQNC from the coding sequence ATGCTTGGCATCATTCGAGACTGTACAATTCAACATGCGAAGCAAACTGAGCATGTGGATTGGTTCATGGGCATACCTGAACTAATGGCATTTATTTCCATCACCATCATGAGGGGAATCTTCAAGGTGCCATCACTGCCTGACTGCTGGTCGAAAAACCTGGGAAGCCCACACATCATCGAAACCATGTCCCGAGGCCGTTTCCAAAACATCATGCATCACCTGCGCTTTGATGACAGAGACACCCGCAGCGAGCGAGTACAGACTGATAGGTTTGCTGCAATTTCAAACATATGGGGATTGTTTGTCACCAACTGCATCACATCCTACATCCCTGGTCAACACATCACCATTGACGAACAACTTTTCCCGTGCAAGACTCGCTGCTGTTTCCTACAGTACATTGCAACTAAACCAGACAAGTTTGGTATCAAGTTTTGGGTGGCGTGTGACTTGAAAACCAAATACGTCTGCAACATCCTCCCATATCTTGGCAAGGACCCCACTCGGCCTCGTGGGGAGAGAGTGCCTGAGAGTGTAGTCATGAGGCTGATGGAACCATTCTTGGACAAGGGCAGAAATGTTACCACAGACAATTTCTTTACATCACTGTCACTTGCAAAACGACTACTTAGCCGGAATTCAACCATCTTCGGCACAGTCAACAGGATTCGCCAAGAAATCCCACCGTCAACTCGACAGATGCACCGAGATGAATTTACCACCCAGGTATTTTCATCCACTGGTGCCACACTGACTGTGTATGCGCCCAAGCGGAAGAAGACTGTGTATGTTCTCAGCAGCATGCACAGCACGATTCAGACACAGGAAACCACCAAAAAGAAGCCAAACACCATCACACTCTACAACACAACAAAGTGCGGCGTCGATATCATGGACCAGGTGGTGCGGGAATACAATGTCCGCGCAGGAACAAGGCGCTGGCCAGTAGCAGTGTTCTACAACATGATAGACATTGCAGCACTGAATGCCCACGTGCTCTATCAATTATGCACCGGGAGAAATGAAAGACGGGTGGATTTCCTGTTTGAACTGGCAAGAGAGTTGGCTCACTCCCACGTGGGTATGAAAAAGGCCCCAAAGGAGCAATTGCTTCGGCAACAACCCTCCACACCACAACTCGGACAAAGAGCCAAGTGTCAGGCTAAAATCAAATGCAAGGACAATCGTACAACAGTGCGCTGTGATGACTGCTACAAATACACATGTGGGAAATGCCGAAAGGAGCAATGGCAGTGCCAGAATTGTTAG